The genomic window CTGATACAAACCGCTGAAGCACTAATGAGAGTGGCAGAGGAGGAAGAGGCCAGAGCAACTTTTTTCGAGATTGTTATGGCTACAACTTTTGGGATTAAGAACACTGCCTGATGTTCATTCAAAAGACCCGTTCCTACTATGACCAAGTAGGAGAAATCTAAACAAGAAGCCTTTGCGGCCATATGTGGACATTACAGTAAGTTAGTGTTACAGCATAGTTTCCATATAACTTGTCCAGTTATTTACAAAATTCATAGTTACACGAAAGAAACTAAGTAGAGAACTTGAGGTTATGTAAAAGACAAAACTCTGTACATTTGCTATGCTTtctttgtgagttttttttcccatctttGTGCGTCTTCACCCTAAGTAGACTTCAGCCTATCCAATCCATATAGTATCTGAAAAATCggtaaaaaggaaaagagaagttcCAAGTATCCAGATAAATAAGAGAAACACTGTATAGAAAAGTCAGAAAACGTTCATTTGGAGGCCTACCAGAATAGAGTGGATCTCTTCTAGAAAAGGTACAAGTAATGAGATGAATGTTTGCACATGCTCATTTAGGTTGTCGTAGGTTTCATCTTTCGGCATGAGCAGATTAATGAACGTTTTATTATCAGGCAGTAATTTAAGAGAAACCTGCAAAACACTATTTGTCAATTCAAGATTGGTTTTAAGCAGTTAATATCAGACATACATCCCATATGTTTTAGAAGCAATGTTTAAGTTCTGTGAAATAATCAATGGAAGTAATAAGGCTTATACAATTACTTTATAAGCAGCTGTTGAAATCCAACCATGCCAAGGCTTTAAAGTGATGCTGTAAGATTCCTCCACGAGTTGCTCCATTTTCTGACCAGGATCCGCCACTAATCTTTGTAACAAAGCACCCGTAAAATCCAAGGATCTGGATAGGAAAACGAGTTTCATTTTTATCCAAATCATTACTCAGCATCTGATGCAATCATAAGCTGGTGATGAGACTATCaggtttaaataatttataccTCAAAACAAATGGTAAAGCATGGATGGAATCAAGTGCGTCAGTCCAGTTTATGGTAGGTTAGGACCAAGTTGTGTTGAGTAGTTTTC from Populus trichocarpa isolate Nisqually-1 chromosome 5, P.trichocarpa_v4.1, whole genome shotgun sequence includes these protein-coding regions:
- the LOC7469206 gene encoding glycolipid transfer protein 3 isoform X2, whose product is MAVLRQDINQNIQRLEMLCNSDPSIYSNLVAILKKEADEGNARKGASCSKAFVWLARSLDFTGALLQRLVADPGQKMEQLVEESYSITLKPWHGWISTAAYKVSLKLLPDNKTFINLLMPKDETYDNLNEHVQTFISLLVPFLEEIHSILILYGLDRLKST